From the genome of Ardenticatenales bacterium:
AGGGACCGGGCGAGGGGGCGGGATAGCCGCCGGGGGTGAAGGTGGGCGGGGGCGTGCCCAGCGTGGCTGTGGCGAAGACGTTAGGGGTCGTGGTTACGGGCGTCGGCGTGGACGTGATCGTGGGCGTGGGCGTTATGGAGGGCGTGAGGGAGGGGCCGGGCGTGGGCGTGGGGGTGTCCGTGGCCAGGGGGTTGGGCGTGAGCGTGGGGGTAGCGGTGAGCGATGGCGGCGGCGTGTTGGTCGGCGTCGGCGTGAGCAGGGGGGGTGTTGCTGATGGGGTGGGTGTTGAGAGGAGGGGGAGGATGGGGGTCGTTAGCGTGGGCGTGGTTGTGAGGGTGGCGGTGGGCAGCACGTCTGGCGGTCCGAGGAAGTCACCGCCGCCCGGCTGCGGCGCAACGTCGGCGATCTGGTCGGCGTCGGTGAGGGGGTTGGGTGAGACGATCCATTGCGCTTGCAGGTACCAGGCGTTGCCGGCATCCGGCTCTTTCCCACACCCCAATGGACCGGAATACAACCGCCAGATGCCGTCCACCGTCAACTGCGCGTTGCGCGGAATCAGCGGCAAAATTCCCTCCAGACCGGCGGCGTCCAGCCGGAGTTCGTCGGCAATCAAGGCCCAGGTCGTGCGCGGACCGTGATTGGGGGCGCAGGTGGGCAGGGGCAGGCGGGTGAACGTGCCACGCACGCGAATGAGTTGGTCTTGATACAATTGGGGCGCTTCGTTTAGTTCGGCGAAGCTGACTTCCAGGGGGGTGGCGGAGATGATCTGCTGGACGGCGGCTTTGGTGGGGAATGTGCCGGCAAATTCACCCTGGTTCTGGCGGGAACGGGCACAGGCCGGCAGCAGCAAGAGCAGCAGGAGCAGCGGCGACCAGGCGCGCGCAAAGGGGAAATGAACTCGGATCGACATGCGAGGGTATTGTACCGTCGTTTGGTGCATGGCCGCAATTCCCGATGACCTGCTCAGATGATCCTCATGTGTCAGCGGCGGTTGGGGAGGTGAATTTGCGGCCAGCGTGGACCGCGATGATGGACCCACCATTCGGCAATGAGGATGAGAAGGGCGACGACGGCCAGCCAGGGCCATAACTCGCGCTGCCCGATGTCGCTGTCGCCGGCGGTGGTGGCTGTTTTTTGCCCCAGGTCGATGGTGGCGGCGGGCATGATGTGGGATTCCTGGGGAGAGAAGAGGTTGATGGGGAAAATGCCGGCATTCCGGTCCCCCGCATTATCCCGCGCCATCACCTGATACAGTCCGGGTTGCGCCGTCTCCGTAAACAGCAGATCAGATTCATCCACCGTTGCCGACCAGTCGCTCCCGTCCGGTTTGCGCACCTGGACCAGCGTGGCGCTCGTCCCTGGCGTCAGGCGCACCGCGTCGCCGGGTCGCAGCGCATCCGCGGCGGCAAACGCCTGTCCCGGCGTGAGCCAATCCGTCAAATTAGCCATCAGGATGGGGAAGGCCACCTGCAAGGGCAAATCAGAATCACGCAGATCGAACGTCAACAGCGCCACGCGACGCGCCCCGCGCTCGCCTATGAGGATGAGCGGTCCGCCTTCCCCTTCGACCAGCGTTTGCAGACCGGGGGCGCTGACCTGGCGCGCTTCACGAATGTGGACATTGGTCCAGTCTACGAATTGCAGCAGGGGGTTGTCGGCGACGCGGATGGCGGTTGTGTTGGAGAAGGGGTTGGTGACGGTAAAGAGGTCGGGAATGCCGGCAGGCGGATTGAGCAACAGCAAGTCGGCGTCCGGCAGGGGCGTGGGCGGCGTCACCCCGTCGTAGACCATCAGGTCGAATGGTTCTTCGACGTTGGCCGCCAGGTCTGTGTCCGGGCCGGTCTTGAAGGCGTTAATGCCTGGCAGCACGGCGTAAATCTGTTCCAGGAACAAATTGCCGGCAGTGACGAGAAGCGTGCGGCTGCCCGCGCCCCCCTGGTGTACAGCCCAGGCGACGTCGTCCGGCGGGAAAGCGTCCGCCGCATTATCGCTGAGCTGCGCGGCGATGGTGGTGGTTCCATTGGGTAGCTGCCAGGTGAGGTTGGCGGCGGTGTCCGGGTCAATGGTGACGCGGCGGGAGTCGTAGAGGGCGTCGTCCAGGCGCAGGCTGATGAGGGCGGATTGTGGCGCGGCGCCGTAGTTGGTGACGCTGGCGAACAGTTCCACGCCCGTGGCGCCTGCACGGGTTGCCAGGGCGCTGATGCCCAGGTTTTCGCCTTGCCGGCCGATGGCAACGTAGATGGTATTCGCGGGGAACGGGGGCAAATCCCGTGGCAGCCCGCCATCGGAAACGACGGCAATGCGCGCATCCCGAAATCCTTGCGCCGCGCCGATGGCCAGCGCCGCCGCTGCCGCCCAATCCGCTTCTCCCTGTTCTGGCCGCGCCGCCGCCAACGCGGTCCGCAGCACGGCGCGGTCGCTTGTGGCGGGCGTGAGCACTTGCGGTGTGCGCCCTACGAGGATGATGGTCATCTGGTCGGTGCCGCTCAACCCGCCGATCAGTCGCGCCACTTCTTCTTGCGCTGCCGCAAAGCGGTTGGGGGCCACGTCCGTGGCCTGCATGGAGGCGGAGCCGTCCAGTAAAACCACGATGCTGCCGCTGATTAATGCCGGCACAGGCACAAAAGGACGCGCCAGAGCCACCACCAACGCCGCCAGAATCAGCAATTGCAAAATCAGCAGCAAATTGCGCCGCAGCTTCTGCCAGGGCGCATTCGCCTCCCGGTCGCGCAGCAGCTTTTGCCAGAGCAACGTGCTGCTCACCGTGATCTCCCGCCGCCGCAGCCGCAGCATGTACATCAGTACAATCGGCCCGGCCAGCAAACCCAGTAAGAGAAAAAGCGGGGTGAGAAAGGACATCAGGGCAAATGAGCGGGCTGATTGAGCCAGTTTTCAATACGGTTGCGCAGATTGCCTACATCTTCGCTACACAATTGGCGCACGCGCGGGTACCTTCTTGCCGCTGCCTGCCCCATGGTCTTGTAAACCAAAAGCGCATCATCAGGCAGACCATTCCGCTGTGCCAGAGGGAAGAAGTACCGTTCTTTCACGGCTACTTCCTCTCGAATAGCGCGCCACGACCACTCAGGGGGCAGATCGTGCCCGGCAAGCGCCCACACTTCAATTTCTTGCCAGGCATTTTCGCCAAAAAGAGCGGCATCCGTGCGCAACGTATCCTGCGCCGCGGCTTCGATTTTGTCCAACGCCGCCCGTCTTCCGGGTTTTCCGTCCCGATCCACGCACAACAGAAACAGGTCTACCATAGGGTATTGATCGACGATTTCCATGATTTGGGTCGCGCCCAACGCCTGCTCAACACCGCCCAGTTGGGGTTCAAAACACACCGCGACCCTGGCGCGTGCTTTCCCCAATGCCCTGAACATGGCCTGTACCAACGGCTTCAGGATGTGTTGGTCATAGGTGAAGTCTTCGAGAATGATAAGGACGTTCACGATACCGCCTCTGGTTTTTCGTCTTCCGCAAAGCTCATCACATTTTCAAACCAGCCGGAAGCGTGCAGGCGGCCCAATCCCTGCGCCTGCGCCAGGCGCGCGGCATCCGGCATATCCAGAAGGCGCGTCAGCGTGGCGTCTGCCCGGCCCTCCGGGCGATAGAGCAGATAGGCATGTTCCAACGTCTCGCCCCGGACGCTGTTGAGCAGCGAGGACGAATGCGTGGTGATGATCACCTGGGTCTTGCCGCTGCCCGCTTGCTGCTCAATCAATTGCAGCAGCAGATACTGCCGCGCCGGATGAATGCCATTCTCCAGTTCTTCAAAGAAATAAAGTGAAGCGGGCTGCGGCCCTAGCATTGCCGTTAAAATGCCCAGAAAACGGAGCGTCCCGTCAGACGCGCTAAAGACAGAAGTTTTGCGCCCATCTGCTTCTACCAGTTGCAGTCGTACATTTCCTAGATCGTCGGTGAAGAAGTCAAAACTCTCCACATCCATTGGGGTCAATTCGTGTAGCCAGGTAAGGACACGTTGTTTGCGACCAGGGTCTTGATAGATTTCATAAAGCACAGCAGAAAGGTTGCTTCCATTTTCGCTAAGTGCGAACTGTCCTGGACGGGACGTTTGTCGCATAGTTTCAATGTCTAGGTCAAAAAATCGCAAATTGCGAAATACTTCGAGGATGGCTGAGGTTTGGTTATGTAATAGCGACCATCTGTTTTCTACTGCTGTAACTATCAGTGAGGCTGTTTCATTGGATATGGGCCCTTGCAATAATTCCATTACGGGTGGGCGTTTAGTCTCAAGCTCTGGCGACAAGACGCGCGCGACAAACTCGTTCTCAAGAAACGAGGATTGAGGGCGAGAATCAACAATTGGCAAAACAGGTCGATCTGTTTCATGTATGAATTTCACAAACGCTGGCACAACCACATTCATGTTTGCTTCAGTATCTGTGAGAGTGCTGAACACCGTTTCCCCGTTTCTGGTAAGTGATTCATGGGCCAGACTTAGTTTATCTATTGATTGAATCACAAACCTGATCGTGTAGATGAAGCTGTCTTTGTTTGCCTTATCTTCAAAACGCGCGTCAATTTCTAAGCTCTCTTTCTTCCTAAAAGGCAGTTCGCGCATGCCGCCGCGGATGCCGGACCAGACGCGCTCGCCGGACTCGGTGGATTTGCCGCCGACGATTTCCGCCAGGCTGTAGCCGCGGCCAATGGCGTGGAGGAAGCGGAATGCTTCGCGCAAGTTGCTTTTACCGGTGGCGTTGGCCCCGATGATGACGGTTGTTGGCCCCAGTTCCAGCGTGACGGATTGGAAGTTTTTGAAGTTGGTGAGCTTGAGGGATTTAAGCCTCAATTTTAAGGGTGTGCCGTTGTCCATATTGCCACCTGTGAAGCGCGCCGCGCCTGGAAAGTGCGCCGCGCCCGATCGTTTCCCTCATTTTACCACAGCCTGCGCGCGCAGCGTTTGCAGTACGAGTTTGTCCCAGGGGGTGTCGGTGGTGATGGGGATATAGTGGACGCGGCGGCGGGCGCAGTGGTCGGCGATCTCGGCGCGCCACGCTTCCAGGCGGCGGCGGTAGATGTCTACCATGCCCACGTCGAGCGTGAGTTCGGCGTCCGCGCCCGTTTCCACATCGATGAGCTTCACGTCGCCGGCGGCGGCAGGGGAGACTTCGTCTGGGCTGAGGATGTGCAGGAGGCCGACCTCGTAGCCGCGCGCCAGCAGCGCGTTCAATCCCGCTTCGTAGCCGTTGGGGGAGAGCAGATCGCTGAGGAGGAACAGCAGCCCGGGGCGGCGGGCGCGCGTGGCGTAGCGGCGCAGGGAGAGGTTCAGGTCGGTGACGCCGCTGCTTGGGGCGACTTCCAGGAATTGCAGCAGGCGGATGGATTGGGATGCGCCACGATAGGGTCCCCAGGTCTGATTGCCGGCGCTTCGCAGCAGGGTGACGGTGAGCAGGTCGCCGGTGGTGAGGGCGATGTGGCCCAGCGCCGCCGCCAGCCGCAGGGCGTAGCGCTGTTTGTCCGTGGCGGCGTCCGGCGGCCAGGCCATGCTGCCGCTGGCGTCCACAAGCAGGTGAACGGAGAGGTCTTCTTCCTCTTCCAGCAGCTTCACAAACGGGCGCTCCAGGCGAGCGTAGACGTTCCAGTCGAGGCGGCGCAGGTCGTCGCCGGGTGTGTAGTCGCGGTAGTCGGCGAATTCAATGGAGGAGCCACGCTTGCGGCTGCGGCGGTCCCCTTTCATCGCGCCGACGCGGATGCGGTTGGCGACCAGGGTTAGTTGCTCTAGTTTGCGGAGGTTGGCTTCGTCAAAAAGCATCAGCAGGGGCAGATGTAGGTCCATGCGCCTTGTGGTGGCGGCCAATTGAGGCGTGCCGGCATTTCCTTCTTCACAGCGGATTGCGCACCCATCTCAAAACCTCGTCAGGAACGCGGCAGATTGGCGAGAACGTCAGCGATGATCGCGTCGGGACGAATGCCTTCCGCCTGGCCTTCAAAATTCAACAACAGGCGATGGCGCAGGGCGGCGGGGGCCATGCCGGCAATATCTTCATAACTCACATTGTACCGACCCGCCAGCAGCGCCGTGATTTTTGCGCCCAACACCAGCGCCTGCCCCCCCCGCGGGCTGGCCCCATACCGCACAAACTGATTTACCAGCGGCGCGGGACTTTGGCCGGGATGGGTGGCAATGATCAGGCGGCTGACGAACTGGCTGACGTGGCTGGGGATGGGAACCTGGCGCGCCAGGGCCTGCATGGCCACGATCTGGGCGGCGTCGGCGGCCTGCGCCGGTTGTGGCGATGCTTTTCCGGTCGTGCGCGCCAAAATCTCGGTCAGATCGTCGGCGGAGGGGAAAGGGACGTTGACTTTGAAGAGGAAGCGGTCTAGCTGCGCTTCGGGCAGCGGGTAGGTTCCTTCCATTTCCAACGGGTTTTGTGTGGCGAGGACGAAGAAGGGGGAGGGCAGGGGGTAGGTATGGTCGGCCACGGTGACGGTTTGTTCTTGCATCGCTTCCAGCAGGGCGGATTGTGTCTTGGGCGTGGCGCGGTTGATTTCGTCGGCCAGCACCAGGTTGGCGAAGATGGGGCCTTGCTGAAAACGGAAATCGCGGCGTCCGCCGGCGGTTTCTTCCATGATCTCCGTGCCGGTGATGTCTGCCGGCATTAAATCAGGCGTGAACTGGACGCGGCTGAATGCGAGGTCTAAGACCTGCCCCAGCGTGCGAATGAGCATCGTCTTGCCCAGGCCGGGCACGCCCTCCAGCAGCGCATGTCCGCCGGCGAGGATGGCGACCAGCACATGGCGCACCACGTCCCGCTGCCCCACGATGACTTTGCCCAGTTCTGTTTCTATGTTGGCCGCGGTTTCGCGGAAGGTCGCCGCGCTCAATTCGCTTTGCTCAGTTGTGGTCATGATTGTGCCGGCATCCTTTGTGATGATCGAGGAATTTTATGTATCGTCGCGCGTGGTAACTGCCAGGCCAGATTGGACCAATTGTCTCTTGAAAATGGCCAATAAGCGCGTGAAATTGGTCCCAGAGAGCGTTCGTCGTTACCGCGCGTAAATAATTGTCCGCCTACGGTTCCAGCGAGGCAAAATAGTCGCGCACGAATTCCTTCATGCCCAATGGAATATAGTCGCTGTCCAACGCTTCGTAGGCGGCATCGCGGTAATCGCCATAAACCTGGCTGTACGGCACCAGGCTCTGTTCATCGCCGAATTCGGTGGCGTTTTCATGGAGCAGCGCACCACAGGCGGCGGGGTTGGTCCGGCATTCCGCCGGCAATTCCACCTGCACCCCATTCTCATCGCTCAACGCCGCCAACGG
Proteins encoded in this window:
- a CDS encoding ATP-binding protein; amino-acid sequence: MDNGTPLKLRLKSLKLTNFKNFQSVTLELGPTTVIIGANATGKSNLREAFRFLHAIGRGYSLAEIVGGKSTESGERVWSGIRGGMRELPFRKKESLEIDARFEDKANKDSFIYTIRFVIQSIDKLSLAHESLTRNGETVFSTLTDTEANMNVVVPAFVKFIHETDRPVLPIVDSRPQSSFLENEFVARVLSPELETKRPPVMELLQGPISNETASLIVTAVENRWSLLHNQTSAILEVFRNLRFFDLDIETMRQTSRPGQFALSENGSNLSAVLYEIYQDPGRKQRVLTWLHELTPMDVESFDFFTDDLGNVRLQLVEADGRKTSVFSASDGTLRFLGILTAMLGPQPASLYFFEELENGIHPARQYLLLQLIEQQAGSGKTQVIITTHSSSLLNSVRGETLEHAYLLYRPEGRADATLTRLLDMPDAARLAQAQGLGRLHASGWFENVMSFAEDEKPEAVS
- a CDS encoding DUF58 domain-containing protein, whose protein sequence is MDLHLPLLMLFDEANLRKLEQLTLVANRIRVGAMKGDRRSRKRGSSIEFADYRDYTPGDDLRRLDWNVYARLERPFVKLLEEEEDLSVHLLVDASGSMAWPPDAATDKQRYALRLAAALGHIALTTGDLLTVTLLRSAGNQTWGPYRGASQSIRLLQFLEVAPSSGVTDLNLSLRRYATRARRPGLLFLLSDLLSPNGYEAGLNALLARGYEVGLLHILSPDEVSPAAAGDVKLIDVETGADAELTLDVGMVDIYRRRLEAWRAEIADHCARRRVHYIPITTDTPWDKLVLQTLRAQAVVK
- a CDS encoding MoxR family ATPase, whose protein sequence is MTTTEQSELSAATFRETAANIETELGKVIVGQRDVVRHVLVAILAGGHALLEGVPGLGKTMLIRTLGQVLDLAFSRVQFTPDLMPADITGTEIMEETAGGRRDFRFQQGPIFANLVLADEINRATPKTQSALLEAMQEQTVTVADHTYPLPSPFFVLATQNPLEMEGTYPLPEAQLDRFLFKVNVPFPSADDLTEILARTTGKASPQPAQAADAAQIVAMQALARQVPIPSHVSQFVSRLIIATHPGQSPAPLVNQFVRYGASPRGGQALVLGAKITALLAGRYNVSYEDIAGMAPAALRHRLLLNFEGQAEGIRPDAIIADVLANLPRS
- a CDS encoding VWA domain-containing protein, translated to MSFLTPLFLLLGLLAGPIVLMYMLRLRRREITVSSTLLWQKLLRDREANAPWQKLRRNLLLILQLLILAALVVALARPFVPVPALISGSIVVLLDGSASMQATDVAPNRFAAAQEEVARLIGGLSGTDQMTIILVGRTPQVLTPATSDRAVLRTALAAARPEQGEADWAAAAALAIGAAQGFRDARIAVVSDGGLPRDLPPFPANTIYVAIGRQGENLGISALATRAGATGVELFASVTNYGAAPQSALISLRLDDALYDSRRVTIDPDTAANLTWQLPNGTTTIAAQLSDNAADAFPPDDVAWAVHQGGAGSRTLLVTAGNLFLEQIYAVLPGINAFKTGPDTDLAANVEEPFDLMVYDGVTPPTPLPDADLLLLNPPAGIPDLFTVTNPFSNTTAIRVADNPLLQFVDWTNVHIREARQVSAPGLQTLVEGEGGPLILIGERGARRVALLTFDLRDSDLPLQVAFPILMANLTDWLTPGQAFAAADALRPGDAVRLTPGTSATLVQVRKPDGSDWSATVDESDLLFTETAQPGLYQVMARDNAGDRNAGIFPINLFSPQESHIMPAATIDLGQKTATTAGDSDIGQRELWPWLAVVALLILIAEWWVHHRGPRWPQIHLPNRR